From Deferribacter autotrophicus, the proteins below share one genomic window:
- a CDS encoding prepilin-type N-terminal cleavage/methylation domain-containing protein, protein MLNKKAFTLIELMIAILIFLIAILGLVPAFINAVKINKINEVRDKAYLALNKKLIEIESMDFNSLANDNGTITIDNTDYNYTINVIDDSSSIGKLKKVVVTVKWTKPYYNEENSISGTIYVRAKNE, encoded by the coding sequence ATGCTGAATAAAAAAGCTTTTACCTTGATAGAACTCATGATTGCTATTTTGATATTTTTGATAGCTATACTCGGGCTTGTGCCTGCTTTTATCAATGCTGTTAAGATAAACAAAATTAATGAAGTCAGAGATAAAGCATATTTGGCTTTAAATAAGAAATTGATTGAAATAGAAAGTATGGATTTTAACAGTCTAGCTAACGATAATGGAACGATTACTATAGATAACACTGATTACAATTATACGATCAATGTTATTGATGATAGCAGTTCAATAGGGAAACTTAAAAAGGTGGTAGTAACAGTTAAATGGACAAAACCATATTACAATGAAGAAAACAGTATATCTGGTACGATATATGTGAGGGCTAAAAATGAATAA
- a CDS encoding pilus assembly FimT family protein: MRINKGFTLIELMVVITIFVILISIAFIAGSKFINRIKLNETVDKIISLINDAQKLSILKGVECDPVDNCSYDLYGIWFSSSGYSLVRYSSTTWPPADDTDVVKIENYTSKFLISTNDNISLISGLVLFNKKGMPNYNFDVTGGINLTQPFVVTVSGYSLSKKITIDQTGNVHAE, encoded by the coding sequence ATGAGGATAAATAAGGGTTTTACATTAATAGAATTAATGGTAGTAATAACTATCTTTGTTATACTGATAAGTATTGCATTTATAGCTGGTTCTAAATTTATAAACAGGATTAAATTGAATGAAACGGTGGATAAAATTATTTCTTTAATAAATGATGCGCAAAAATTATCAATACTAAAAGGGGTCGAATGTGATCCCGTTGATAACTGTTCATACGACCTATATGGTATTTGGTTTAGTAGTAGCGGGTATTCTCTTGTCAGATATAGTTCTACAACTTGGCCACCTGCAGATGATACAGATGTTGTTAAAATTGAAAATTATACTTCAAAATTTTTGATTTCAACAAACGACAATATTAGTTTAATCAGTGGGCTTGTGCTATTTAACAAAAAAGGGATGCCAAATTATAATTTTGATGTTACCGGCGGGATAAATTTGACACAGCCCTTTGTCGTTACAGTAAGTGGATATTCTTTGAGTAAAAAAATAACAATAGATCAAACGGGAAATGTTCATGCTGAATAA
- a CDS encoding PilW family protein encodes MNKKGMTLIELIVGMGLFVIISSFIYVTYNTFYRSGTVQIAVSKTADDIRLTVLKLDKLIRSAGFGIDRNNVDNAVNVIGDTLTFYTLFGDETDSGAWEVCSGTKTLNVPCVELSENKVLKGKLSATDTFCNKGDILIRCRDANNDGVCDDPYYYIRTIKLSVDQPYNDCAADTYNLLLDDNVILKCVADVKFVYDSNSKVLKMGFIVQNGNRRKTPLSKTISYTIDNSSYAISGNLAYYRWIIIEDIIYLENL; translated from the coding sequence ATGAATAAAAAGGGAATGACGCTGATAGAACTTATTGTTGGAATGGGGTTATTCGTCATAATTTCTTCTTTTATCTATGTTACATACAATACTTTTTATAGAAGCGGGACTGTTCAGATTGCTGTAAGCAAAACTGCTGATGATATAAGATTGACTGTTTTGAAGCTTGATAAGCTTATAAGGTCTGCGGGTTTTGGTATTGATAGAAACAATGTTGACAATGCTGTAAATGTGATTGGTGATACCTTGACATTTTATACCCTATTTGGTGATGAAACAGATTCTGGAGCGTGGGAAGTATGTTCTGGAACAAAAACATTGAATGTTCCTTGTGTTGAATTGAGTGAGAATAAGGTATTGAAAGGAAAATTAAGTGCTACAGATACTTTTTGTAATAAAGGTGATATTTTAATTAGGTGCAGAGATGCCAATAATGATGGTGTTTGTGATGATCCATATTATTATATCAGAACGATAAAATTAAGTGTAGACCAGCCTTATAACGATTGTGCTGCAGATACATACAATTTGTTATTGGATGATAATGTGATATTAAAATGCGTTGCCGATGTGAAATTTGTGTATGACAGTAATAGTAAAGTTTTGAAAATGGGATTTATTGTGCAAAATGGTAATAGGAGAAAAACTCCTTTAAGTAAAACAATTTCTTACACAATCGATAACTCATCTTATGCAATATCAGGAAATTTAGCATATTATAGGTGGATAATAATTGAAGATATCATTTATCTGGAGAATTTATGA